Proteins encoded together in one Musa acuminata AAA Group cultivar baxijiao chromosome BXJ3-6, Cavendish_Baxijiao_AAA, whole genome shotgun sequence window:
- the LOC135582488 gene encoding probable magnesium transporter NIPA8, with the protein MGEWVIGAFINIIGSIAINFGTNLLKLGHDQRERHSMLSRDGTNSKLNVKSIIHFQTWRIGLLLFAFGNCLNFVSFAYAAQSLLAALGSIQFVSNIAFAYFVLSKTVSVKVMVATTFIVFGNIFLVSFGNHQSPVYTPEELIAKYSSLVFLLYCFTLLLVVIINQYIYRRGEAYLAVSNHDSLYWCTLLPFSYATVSGAVGSFSVLFAKSLSNMLRLTMSSVYQFHSWFTYCMLLLFFSTAGFWMARLNEGLSLFDAILIVPMFQIAWTFFSICTGFIYFQEYQVFNILRITMFIVGMAFVFIGISLLAPDESKGSDTKEPSFPSAAQSLPTNMNRLAKLPTEEPEINDVGSFAQAALSKAKIILLKAKAAGSLSLGLGEESISASSVLVMPMVSSRTTGFRETTFDRTKFIPLRNSRWSSPSIDDNSDDDVEIQASRSLLS; encoded by the exons ATGGGCGAGTGGGTTATCGGAGCATTTATCAACATAATTGGAAGTATTGCTATAAATTTTGGGACTAATCTTCTAAAATTGGGTCATGATCAG CGAGAGAGGCACTCTATGCTTAGCCGTGATGGAACCAATAGCAAACTTAATGTGAAATCAATCATACATTTCCAGACGTGGAGAATTG GTCTTCTTTTATTTGCTTTTGGGAACTGCCTTAACTTCGTTTCCTTTGCATATGCTGCACAG TCACTTCTCGCAGCTTTGGGGTCAATTCAATTTGTTTCTAATATTGCATTTGCTTACTTTGTGCTAAGTAAGACTGTATCGGTCAA AGTCATGGTAGCGACAACATTTATTGTTTTTGGCAACATCTTTCTGGTATCGTTTGGAAATCACCAGTCACCTG TGTACACACCAGAGGAACTGATAGCAAAATACTCCAGCTTAGTTTTTCTACTCTATTGCTTCACCTTATTATTGGTGGTCATCATCAATCAATATATTTACAG GAGAGGAGAAGCATATCTTGCAGTTTCTAATCATGACAGTCTCTATTGGTGCACACTGCTCCCATTCTCCTATGCCACTGTTTCTGGTGCTGTGGGATCCTTCTCAGTGTTGTTTGCAAAATCCTT GTCCAACATGCTAAGACTAACCATGAGTAGCGTATATCAGTTCCACAGCTGGTTTACATATTGTATGCTGTTGTTGTTCTTTAGCACAGCAGGATTTTGG ATGGCAAGATTGAATGAAGGACTGTCTCTTTTTGATGCAATCCTTATCGTCCCCATGTTTCAGATTGCATGGACCTTCTTCTCCATCTGCACAGGATTTATATATTTCCAAGAATATCAA GTATTCAACATATTAAGGATAACAATGTTTATAGTGGGGATGGCATTTGTATTTATTGGCATTTCTTTGTTAGCACCTGATGAATCTAAAG GAAGTGACACAAAGGAGCCTTCTTTTCCTTCTGCAGCTCAAAGCCTTCCGACTAATATGAACAG GCTTGCCAAGCTGCCAACGGAAGAACCTGAAATAAATGATGTGGGTTCATTTGCACAAGCAGCGCTTAGCAAGGCAAAGATTATCCTGTTGAAGGCAAAG GCTGCTGGTTCTCTCTCGCTGGGTCTTGGCGAGGAGTCAATAAGTGCATCTTCGGTACTCGTAATGCCTATGGTTTCTTCAAGGACAACAGGTTTCAGAGAGACAACCTTCGATCGAACAAAATTCATTCCTCTGAGAAACAGTAGATGGAGCAGCCCTTCAATAGATGATAACAGCGATGATGATGTGGAAATTCAGGCAAGCAGATCATTGCTGTCTTAA
- the LOC135640377 gene encoding uncharacterized protein At5g41620-like codes for MPRHDSGVNELLEGHGGIQKRFSSSPSSTSYMSKNYRFKRTVLVGKRKGSTTPVPLWRMNARSPCSAASFSETSLHQPSKGGAKESQISVSARKLANALWELNHTPSPEIIRDRHERKLPMDIMRKDRTSGSFGAGSLSYHLSNQLHSPISELCNRPRSSSHRKMLPPVHQKFHCKEHNHVISDLLSKVDLMESEACFQGLVPRSSHGGRKNYLKELQNGLVTSKELLKILVHFCGIGKQQPSAVSLATALYCQLDRALVQVNQVIQEKRSDHTGIRYIMKQLVEEKEAWQNKKREGTKASLRSMIEELETERKLRRRAERISKKLEVELSQLKNSLVDAGKELENERRTREIIEQVCSEMIRGIGEDKAEVEELKRESAKVREELEKEREMLQLADEWREERVQMKLSEAKCQFEEKNAAVDQLRHELEAFLAAKRTEVVSTQQSVADGQDSDRQMQVVHPSRSSKLTNLTVDGRDTSGEKDQEENDGTDSEDSDLHSIELNINNGYSWSHASGATEDERKVALAKEHVSCGEFSSDRDMTNGNFARNFQHMDDNLDGGRPVGDSSLIDEAQMLDQIGDRYISAEELRDQTSAGSRIFLPHGLLNSTRQCIRQQASHSIGDQACVGSKVAEVVKAIRESESKASLVRKNKIRSQLQMATIQ; via the exons ATGCCGAGGCATGATTCAGGTGTGAATGAACTCCTGGAAGGACATGGCGGTATCCAAAAGCGATTCTCTTCTTCACCTTCATCGACATCTTATATGTCGAAGAATTACCGCTTTAAGAGAACAGTTTTGGTTGGGAAGAGGAAAGGATCAACCACGCCAGTTCCCTTGTGGAGAATGAATGCTAGATCACCATGCTCGGCTGCAAGCTTTTCTGAAACATCTCTGCACCAGCCATCCAAAGGCGGTGCCAAAGAATCCCAAATATCAGTATCAGCTCGGAAGCTAGCCAATGCTCTTTGGGAACTGAACCATACACCTTCACCAGAAATTATCAGGGATCGACATGAGAGAAAATTGCCAATGGATATCATGAGAAAAGACAGGACATCTGGGTCTTTCGGGGCTGGTTCTCTGTCTTATCATTTATCCAACCAATTACACAGCCCTATCTCAGAA CTATGTAATCGACCTCGATCAAGTAGTCACAGGAAGATGTTGCCACCGGTTCATCAGAAGTTTCACTGTAAGGAGCACAATCATGTAATTTCCGATTTGCTGAGCAAGGTCGACTTAATGGAG TCTGAAGCATGTTTTCAAGGCCTGGTTCCAAGAAGCTCACATGGAGGAAGAAAGAATTATTTGAAGGAGTTGCAAAATGGCTTGGTGACATCAAAAGAGCTTTTAAAAATATTGGTCCATTTCTGTGGAATAGGAAAGCAGCAACCATCTGCAGTTTCTCTTGCTACAGCCCTTTACTGTCAGCTCGATCGGGCCCTTGTGCAGGTTAATCAGGTTATCCAAGAAAAAAGATCTGATCACACTGGAATTAGATACATCATGAAGCAGTTAGTGGAAGAAAAGGAAGCTTGGCAGAACAAGAAACGGGAAGGAACAAAAGCTTCTCTTCGATCCATGATTGAGGAGCTTGAGACAGAAAGAAAATTGAGAAGGAGAGCTGAGAGAATCAGTAAGAAACTCGAAGTCGAGTTGTCCCAATTGAAGAATTCACTGGTGGATGCAGGTAAAGAGCTCGAGAACGAAAGGAGAACAAGAGAAATAATTGAACAAGTTTGTAGTGAAATGATAAGGGGAATtggtgaggacaaggctgaagtaGAAGAACTGAAGAGAGAATCTGCCAAGGTACGAGAAGAGctggagaaggagagagaaatgCTCCAGCTTGCTGATGAATGGCGCGAGGAAAGAGTTCAGATGAAGCTATCTGAAGCCAAATGCCAATTTGAGGAGAAAAATGCAGCTGTTGACCAACTGAGGCACGAGCTCGAAGCATTTCTAGCAGCTAAAAGAACAGAAGTTGTAAGTACACAACAGAGTGTCGCTGATGGCCAGGACAGTGATCGCCAAATGCAAGTGGTTCATCCAAGCAGAAGCAGCAAGTTGACTAATCTAACTGTGGATGGAAGAGACACCAGTGGAGAAAAGGATCAAGAAGAGAACGATGGGACAGACTCAGAAGATAGTGATTTGCATTCAATTGAACTCAATATTAACAATGGCTACAGTTGGAGCCATGCCTCTGGAGCGACCGAAGATGAAAGGAAAGTAGCTTTAGCTAAAGAACATGTATCCTGTGGTGAATTTTCTTCCGACAGAGATATGACCAACGGAAACTTTGCAAGGAACTTCCAGCATATGGATGACAATTTGGATGGAGGAAGACCAGTTGGCGACAGCAGTCTCATAGATGAGGCCCAGATGCTGGACCAAATTGGGGATCGATACATATCAGCAGAAGAATTGAGAGATCAAACTTCAGCAGGTTCTAGAATTTTTCTTCCCCATGGGCTATTGAACTCAACAAGACAATGCATCAGACAACAAGCTTCACACAGCATAGGCGACCAGGCTTGTGTAGGATCAAAAGTTGCTGAGGTGGTGAAAGCAATTAGGGAGAGTGAATCAAAGGCAAGTTTGGTGAGGAAGAACAAGATTCGCTCCCAGTTGCAGATGGCTACCATTCAATAG